One Ricinus communis isolate WT05 ecotype wild-type chromosome 2, ASM1957865v1, whole genome shotgun sequence DNA segment encodes these proteins:
- the LOC8263065 gene encoding sugar transport protein 5 has product MALGGFAFNGHDNSFNGKITVSVLITCIIAASSGLIFGYDIGISGGVTTMVPFLEKFFPSVLRKASEAKTNIYCVYDSQVLTSFTSSLYIAGLAASLVASRVTATLGRKNTMVLGGCAFLAGAAINGAAASIAMLILGRILLGFGVGFTNQATPIYLSEVAPPKWRGAFNTGFQFFIGIGVVTSNCINFGTAKLSWGWRLSLGLAIVPAAIMTVGAFSISDTPTSLVERGKLEQARKSLIKVRGSDTNVDAEIADLIKSSEVAKATKEGSFMTIFERQYRPHLVLSITIPFFQQVTGINIIAFYAPVLFQSLGFGNDSALMAAIILGLVNLGSILVSTSVVDRFGRRFLFIAGGTQMFICQVALAGVLAVTSGVSGTEQISKGNAILVVVLMCLYAAGFGWSWGPLSWLIPSEIFPTKIRPTGQSISVAVNFATTFVLSQTFLTMLCHFKYGIFLFYAGWIAVMTIFVVLFLPETRGIPLDFVYEVLEQHWFWRRFVQGHR; this is encoded by the exons atggcCTTGGGAGGTTTTGCCTTCAATGGGCATGATAATAGCTTCAATGGCAAGATAACAGTGTCAGTGTTGATTACGTGCATTATCGCTGCATCCAGTGGCCTCATTTTTGGCTATGACATCGGAATTTCAG GAGGTGTAACTACAATGGTACCATTTCTCGAGAAATTCTTTCCATCAGTACTGAGGAAGGCATCGGAGGCcaaaacaaatatttattgtGTCTATGATAGTCAGGTTTTAACATCCTTCACATCGTCGCTGTACATAGCAGGGTTAGCCGCTTCCCTTGTAGCTAGCCGCGTTACTGCAACATTGGGCCGCAAGAACACCATGGTCCTAGGTGGCTGCGCCTTCCTTGCTGGTGCTGCCATCAATGGTGCTGCTGCCAGCATTGCCATGCTCATCCTAGGCCGTATTTTACTTGGTTTTGGAGTTGGCTTCACTAACCAG GCAACTCCTATATACCTGTCAGAGGTTGCACCACCAAAATGGCGGGGTGCATTCAACACAGGCTTCCAATTTTTCATAGGCATTGGGGTAGTAACATCTAACTGCATAAATTTTGGCACGGCCAAGCTCAGCTGGGGCTGGCGTCTGTCCCTTGGTCTTGCAATTGTCCCTGCAGCTATAATGACAGTGGGTGCATTCTCAATCTCAGATACTCCTACTAGCCTGGTGGAGCGGGGTAAGCTTGAACAAGCTAGAAAATCTCTGATTAAAGTCAGAGGAAGTGACACTAATGTGGATGCTGAGATTGCTGATCTAATTAAGTCCAGTGAAGTAGCTAAAGCTACCAAGGAAGGATCTTTTATGACCATATTTGAAAGGCAGTATAGGCCTCACCTAGTGTTGTCAATTACTATACCCTTTTTCCAACAAGTAACTGGGATTAACATTATCGCATTTTATGCCCCTGTTCTTTTTCAATCTCTTGGCTTTGGAAATGATTCAGCTCTAATGGCAGCCATAATACTAGGATTAGTTAATCTTGGTTCAATCCTTGTGTCTACTAGTGTGGTTGATCGGTTCGGCCGAAGATTCTTGTTCATAGCTGGAGGAACTCAGATGTTCATTTGTCAG GTTGCATTAGCAGGTGTGCTGGCTGTCACGTCAGGTGTTTCTGGCACTGAGCAAATATCCAAGGGCAATGCAATATTAGTAGTAGTCTTAATGTGCTTATATGCTGCTGGTTTTGGCTGGTCATGGGGACCTTTGAGTTGGCTAATTCCAAGTGAAATATTCCCTACGAAAATTCGACCTACAGGCCAAAGCATTAGTGTTGCTGTAAATTTTGCTACCACATTTGTCCTATCACAAACCTTCTTGACCATGCTATGTCACTTCAAATATGGGATATTCTTATTCTATGCTGGTTGGATTGCCGTGATGACCATATTTGTCGTACTTTTCCTGCCAGAGACGAGAGGAATTCCTCTGGATTTTGTGTATGAAGTATTGGAACAGCATTGGTTCTGGCGCAGGTTCGTTCAAGGTCATCGTTAG